A single Neoarius graeffei isolate fNeoGra1 chromosome 23, fNeoGra1.pri, whole genome shotgun sequence DNA region contains:
- the rhbdl2 gene encoding rhomboid-related protein 2 gives MADVEASEAFPVERDGVEEEESREPGCCGKFHMSVSRWMLPEDLRDTYLERANCCPPPIFIILISIGELAVFIYYAVWKPQKQWITLDEGIWMSPLTYKPDEREEAWRFLSYMFVHAGVQHIIGNLILQLLLGIPLELVHKGFEVGMVYLGGVLAGSLASSIFDPYSALVGASGGVYALIGGYFMNAVVNFREMIPLLGVFRIIVIILLVGTDVGFALYRRFMTDAAGLKVSFVAHIGGGIAGMTIGYVFFSNYNQKLLRDPRFWFCIVGYVLFLLFAVIFNIFLSPAPR, from the exons ATGGCGGATGTGGAAGCGAGTGAAGCGTTTCCtgtagagagagacggtgtggaggaggaggagagccGGGAGCCGGGATGCTGTGGGAAGTTCCACATGTCCGTGTCCAGGTGGATGCTGCCAGAGGACCTGAGAGACACCTACCTGGAGAGAGCAAACTGCTGCCCGCCTCCAATCTTCATCATCCTCATCAGCATCGGAGAG TTGGCGGTTTTTATTTATTACGCCGTATGGAAGCCGCAGAAGCAGTGGATAACTCTGGATGAAGGAATCTGGATGAGTCCGTTAACATATAAACCTGACGAGCGTGAGGAGGCATGGCGTTTCCTCTCCTACATGTTTGTCCATGCTGG GGTTCAGCACATCATTGGGAACCTGATTCTCCAGCTGCTCCTCGGGATCCCCTTAGAGCTGGTCCATAAAGGGTTCGAGGTGGGGATGGTGTACCTCGGAGGAGTTCTTGCAG gatcaTTAGCGAGCTCTATCTTTGACCCGTACAGCGCCCTCGTTGGGGCTTCAGGAGGAGTTTATGCCCTGATTGGAGGTTACTTCATGAACGCTGTAGTG AACTTCAGAGAGATGATTCCTCTGCTCGGAGTTTTCCGCATCATCGTTATCATCCTTCTTG tgggcaCAGATGTGGGCTTCGCTCTTTACAGACGCTTCATGACTGACGCTGCAGGATTAAAG GTGTCGTTTGTAGCTCACATCGGTGGAGGAATCGCAGGAATGACCATCGGCTACGTGTTCTTCAGTAACTACAACCAGAAACTCCTGCGTGATCCTCGCTTCTGGTTCTGCATCGTGGGCTATGTCCTCTTCCTGCTGTTTGCAGTCATCTTCAACATCTTCCTTTCTCCGGCTCCTCGCTGA